In Hamadaea flava, a genomic segment contains:
- a CDS encoding cell wall anchor protein: protein MTPHTSVRRALVAVAGVAFALLGAGQALASGPVQTGDDHHKNQFVLEGSAAQCDTGTGKWRVTWTLTNKWNRDATITEVQSEPTGDVTAGDPAVPLAGAVVPQKDRNANGRLTATQLVAGDAKSAKLSFTVVWSKEHGKPNDGVTDKIGETVRLKGECKPTEQCVKADAAKYTHTFEVTGSTASSTIKLAGELPLCAGQSQSFLLVSYYAPSSSATWPQYKYDSVVGVIDAEHPTADLKVNVPACYTQVDLVWGDKLINPMVADGERYNNRKLGSSGAPGNRSKGPQAWFNGGSRACVTPEATMVSACDGTVTVHLANSGKDAKYDAPFKVVAGLDGSFVKEVTVQPGKSVDVVVPADKSGKISVSSGKDFVAEGMWQPGHCTPPTVSSESTCDKFTVSVSNPEGDLAADAVVTYGSESKKLTVEPGKTETVTFTPGDATEATVSFPDFDKEVTVTYVKPTECAGGTPSPSPSASSPGVPGSTTPSPSTSTSTPGLPVTGVQVGLIAGVAALLLGGGAVLLMMARRRKLTEIE from the coding sequence ATGACCCCCCACACCTCCGTCCGGCGTGCCCTCGTGGCCGTGGCGGGCGTGGCCTTCGCGCTGCTCGGCGCGGGCCAGGCGCTCGCCTCTGGCCCGGTGCAGACCGGCGACGACCACCACAAGAACCAATTCGTCCTCGAAGGATCCGCCGCGCAGTGCGACACCGGCACGGGCAAATGGCGGGTCACCTGGACCCTCACGAACAAGTGGAACCGGGACGCGACCATCACCGAGGTCCAGTCGGAGCCGACCGGCGACGTGACGGCCGGCGACCCCGCTGTGCCGCTCGCGGGCGCGGTCGTCCCGCAGAAGGACCGCAACGCCAACGGCCGGCTGACCGCGACGCAGCTCGTCGCCGGCGACGCGAAGTCGGCGAAGCTCTCCTTCACCGTGGTCTGGTCCAAGGAGCACGGCAAGCCGAACGACGGTGTGACTGACAAGATCGGCGAGACCGTCCGGCTGAAGGGCGAGTGCAAGCCGACCGAGCAGTGCGTCAAGGCGGACGCCGCCAAGTACACGCACACCTTCGAAGTCACCGGCTCCACCGCGAGCTCGACCATCAAGCTCGCCGGCGAGCTGCCGCTGTGCGCCGGCCAGTCGCAGTCCTTCCTGCTGGTCTCGTACTACGCCCCGTCCTCCTCGGCGACCTGGCCGCAGTACAAGTACGACTCGGTCGTGGGCGTCATCGACGCCGAGCACCCGACCGCCGACCTGAAGGTCAACGTTCCGGCCTGTTACACGCAGGTCGACCTGGTCTGGGGCGACAAGCTCATCAACCCGATGGTGGCTGACGGCGAGCGGTACAACAACCGCAAGCTCGGCTCGTCCGGCGCGCCCGGCAACCGGTCGAAGGGCCCGCAGGCCTGGTTCAACGGCGGTTCGAGGGCCTGTGTCACCCCCGAGGCGACCATGGTCTCGGCCTGTGACGGCACGGTGACCGTCCACCTCGCCAACTCCGGCAAGGACGCCAAGTACGACGCGCCGTTCAAGGTCGTCGCCGGCCTCGACGGCTCGTTCGTCAAGGAGGTCACGGTCCAGCCGGGCAAGTCCGTCGACGTCGTCGTGCCCGCGGACAAGTCCGGGAAGATCTCCGTCAGCTCCGGCAAGGACTTCGTCGCCGAGGGCATGTGGCAGCCCGGCCACTGCACCCCGCCGACCGTGTCCAGCGAGTCCACCTGCGACAAGTTCACCGTTTCGGTGAGCAACCCGGAGGGCGACCTCGCCGCCGACGCCGTCGTCACCTACGGCTCGGAGAGCAAGAAGCTCACGGTCGAGCCCGGCAAGACGGAGACGGTCACGTTCACCCCCGGTGACGCGACCGAGGCCACGGTGAGCTTCCCCGACTTCGACAAGGAAGTCACCGTCACCTACGTGAAGCCGACCGAGTGCGCCGGCGGTACGCCGTCGCCGTCCCCGTCGGCCAGCTCGCCGGGCGTACCGGGGTCGACGACCCCGTCGCCGAGCACCTCGACCTCGACCCCGGGCCTGCCGGTCACGGGTGTCCAGGTCGGCCTGATCGCCGGAGTCGCGGCGCTGCTGCTGGGCGGCGGCGCGGTGCTCCTGATGATGGCGCGCCGGCGGAAGCTGACCGAGATCGAGTAA
- a CDS encoding thiamine-phosphate kinase produces the protein MDHDVEATARDRRVSSGVRLNGTGEFGLIDRMTARLPQGEISLLGPGDDAAIVAVPDGRVVACTDALVEGRHFRRDWCDAADVGHRAAAANLADVAAMGAVPTALLVALCAPGDLPVQWAEEFAEGVADEAGLVGASVVGGDTTSSALLTIVVTALGDLQGRDPVVRSGASPGDVVALAGRVGCAAAGYTVLSRGFRTPKILVDAYRRPEVDYRAGPAAAIAGATSMIDVSDGLLADLGHIAKASEVHIDVTKDAFGLPQQLRDAARALGVDPYQWILAGGEDHALAATFPSHASLPPGWLIVGKVSRGEGVSVDGRDWVGPRGWDHFTRSGS, from the coding sequence GTGGACCACGACGTTGAAGCTACCGCACGTGACAGACGTGTTTCTTCCGGTGTCCGGTTAAACGGCACAGGAGAGTTCGGTCTCATCGATCGAATGACGGCGCGCCTGCCCCAGGGCGAGATCAGTCTGCTCGGCCCGGGAGACGACGCCGCGATCGTGGCGGTGCCGGACGGCCGCGTCGTGGCCTGCACGGACGCGCTCGTCGAGGGCCGGCATTTCCGCCGGGACTGGTGTGACGCGGCCGACGTGGGGCACCGGGCCGCCGCCGCGAATCTCGCCGACGTCGCGGCGATGGGCGCGGTGCCGACCGCACTGCTGGTGGCCCTCTGCGCGCCGGGCGACCTGCCGGTCCAGTGGGCCGAGGAGTTCGCCGAGGGCGTCGCGGACGAGGCCGGGCTCGTCGGCGCCAGCGTGGTGGGTGGGGACACGACCTCCTCCGCGCTGCTCACGATCGTGGTCACGGCACTCGGCGATCTCCAAGGACGAGATCCAGTGGTACGCAGTGGGGCGAGCCCGGGTGACGTCGTGGCCTTGGCGGGGCGGGTCGGCTGCGCCGCTGCCGGGTACACGGTCCTGTCGCGGGGGTTCCGGACGCCGAAGATCCTCGTTGACGCGTACCGGCGACCGGAGGTCGACTATCGGGCCGGTCCGGCCGCCGCGATCGCGGGCGCGACGAGCATGATCGACGTCTCCGACGGGCTGCTGGCCGATCTCGGGCACATCGCGAAGGCCAGCGAGGTGCACATCGACGTGACGAAGGACGCGTTCGGGCTGCCTCAGCAGTTGCGGGACGCCGCCCGGGCACTGGGCGTCGACCCGTACCAATGGATTCTGGCCGGCGGGGAGGATCACGCCCTGGCCGCGACGTTCCCGTCGCACGCGTCGCTGCCGCCGGGCTGGCTGATCGTCGGCAAGGTGAGCCGGGGCGAGGGGGTCAGCGTCGACGGCCGGGATTGGGTCGGGCCACGGGGCTGGGACCACTTCACCCGCAGCGGCTCTTGA
- a CDS encoding Lrp/AsnC family transcriptional regulator, with translation MVHAYILIQTEVGRARDVAAEIEKISGVVRVDAVTGPYDVVVLTESPNVDELGRLIISKVQAVPGITRTLTCSVVKL, from the coding sequence GTGGTCCACGCCTACATCCTGATTCAGACCGAGGTCGGTCGGGCTCGCGACGTGGCCGCCGAGATCGAGAAGATTTCGGGTGTGGTCCGCGTCGACGCGGTCACCGGTCCGTACGACGTCGTCGTGCTCACCGAAAGCCCCAACGTCGACGAACTCGGCCGGTTGATTATCAGTAAAGTGCAGGCCGTGCCCGGCATCACCCGTACCCTGACCTGCTCGGTGGTCAAGCTTTGA
- the rpmB gene encoding 50S ribosomal protein L28 — translation MASVCDVCGKGPGFGHNVSHSHRRTNRRWNPNIQTVRTPAGGGTTRKVNACTSCIKAGKVVRG, via the coding sequence GTGGCAAGCGTGTGCGACGTCTGTGGCAAGGGGCCGGGCTTCGGCCACAACGTGTCCCACTCGCACCGGCGGACCAACCGTCGTTGGAACCCCAACATCCAGACGGTTCGCACCCCGGCCGGTGGCGGGACGACCCGCAAGGTCAACGCGTGCACCTCGTGCATCAAGGCCGGCAAGGTCGTCCGGGGCTGA
- a CDS encoding GNAT family N-acetyltransferase, which yields MSDLQIRPVRYGSPVAQRLVQAIYADQEERYGSSDGAPVEAMEFDPPDGGFLVAYLSGEAVGCAGWRSHGESEEIAELKRLYCAPAARNRGVASALVAAVEENAREHGRKRMILETGDRQPEAIALYAKLGYADTEHYGFYKDESGVVSMARDL from the coding sequence GTGAGTGATCTTCAGATTCGTCCCGTTCGCTACGGCTCGCCCGTCGCCCAGCGTCTCGTCCAGGCGATCTACGCCGATCAGGAGGAGCGTTACGGCTCCAGCGACGGCGCGCCGGTGGAGGCTATGGAGTTCGATCCGCCCGACGGCGGTTTCCTGGTCGCGTACCTGTCGGGGGAGGCCGTCGGGTGCGCGGGCTGGCGCAGTCACGGCGAGAGCGAGGAGATCGCCGAGCTGAAGCGGCTCTACTGCGCGCCCGCGGCGCGGAACCGGGGCGTGGCGAGCGCGCTGGTGGCGGCGGTCGAGGAGAACGCCCGCGAGCATGGCCGGAAGCGGATGATCCTGGAGACGGGCGACCGGCAGCCCGAGGCGATCGCGCTCTACGCCAAGCTCGGGTACGCCGACACCGAGCACTACGGCTTCTACAAGGACGAGTCCGGCGTGGTCAGCATGGCCCGCGACCTCTGA
- a CDS encoding DUF3515 family protein, producing MSPRLLAALVAVPAALLTGAVVFAMGMPGNTSEQPNATATGPVTVADRQLGERATVVCRALVAKLPDRVRTAARRPVTAGSEQNAAYGDPALVVSCGVPAPSFPSTDDVWLLNGVCWHATENSGSTVWQTVDREIPVQVSVPGAKDGSSQWVIGLTTAIGSTVPSASTTPSGCTTVAVPTASISAAAGS from the coding sequence TTGAGCCCACGCCTCCTCGCGGCCCTCGTCGCCGTGCCGGCAGCGCTGCTGACCGGCGCGGTCGTGTTCGCCATGGGCATGCCCGGCAACACTTCCGAACAGCCCAACGCGACGGCGACCGGTCCGGTGACCGTCGCCGACCGGCAACTGGGCGAACGAGCCACCGTCGTCTGCCGCGCGCTGGTCGCCAAGCTGCCCGATCGCGTACGCACCGCCGCCCGCCGCCCCGTCACCGCCGGGTCGGAGCAGAACGCGGCGTACGGCGATCCCGCGCTCGTCGTGTCGTGCGGCGTGCCGGCGCCGAGCTTCCCCAGCACCGACGACGTCTGGCTGCTCAACGGAGTCTGCTGGCACGCCACCGAGAACTCCGGTTCGACCGTCTGGCAGACCGTCGATCGGGAGATCCCGGTGCAGGTCAGCGTCCCCGGGGCGAAGGACGGCTCGTCGCAGTGGGTGATCGGGCTGACCACCGCCATCGGGTCCACCGTACCGAGCGCCTCGACCACGCCCAGTGGGTGTACCACCGTGGCTGTGCCGACGGCGTCGATCTCGGCCGCCGCCGGGTCCTGA
- a CDS encoding DAK2 domain-containing protein has protein sequence MLEVLDAAAVRRFAERAVTALGRHRAEIDQLNVYPVPDGDTGTNMHLTMVAARDELAVHSDETASAPTSEAAGLLARGALMGARGNSGVILAQLLRGIADLIADGSPGAVAAGLGEGAKAARAAVARPVEGTILSVADAAAQAARDVALRAGSLADVVGAALGKAVRALAQTTEQLPALAAAGVVDAGGRGLVVILDALRGEVTGEESHLPEVTGAAAINSATAATEEAVGQFGYEVQYLLDAPEPAVERLRGTLDRLGDSLVVVGGPDTWRVHVHVADVGAAIEAGVRAGRPYQIGVTDLTKQVAGRQCLDPEARGVVVVAAGDGLEDLFQAEQTVTVGAKPSPAELLAAIRRAAAGRVVVLPNDPDTQAVATVAAGEAYHEGIKVRVVPTKSPVQAIAALAVRDSGRRFEDDVIAMAEAAGKCRYAQVTRAAREALTVAGPCRPGDVIALVEGEVHLIGTDLGQVCRDLLDRLLGGGGELVTLLIGADAPDELAAALVGHLATAWPFAEVQCLSGGQPHYPLIVGVE, from the coding sequence GTGCTGGAGGTTTTGGACGCGGCGGCGGTGCGGCGCTTCGCCGAGCGGGCGGTGACCGCGCTCGGCCGTCATCGGGCGGAGATCGACCAGCTCAACGTCTATCCGGTGCCGGACGGCGACACCGGGACGAACATGCACCTGACGATGGTCGCCGCCCGGGACGAGCTGGCGGTGCACTCCGACGAGACGGCTTCGGCCCCGACGTCGGAGGCCGCCGGGCTGCTGGCGCGCGGCGCGCTGATGGGAGCCCGGGGCAACTCCGGAGTCATCTTGGCGCAGCTTCTGCGAGGGATCGCCGACCTGATCGCCGACGGTTCGCCGGGCGCGGTCGCGGCCGGGCTCGGTGAGGGCGCGAAGGCGGCGCGGGCCGCGGTCGCCCGCCCGGTGGAGGGCACCATCCTCAGCGTCGCCGACGCGGCGGCTCAGGCGGCGCGCGACGTCGCGCTGCGGGCCGGGTCGCTCGCCGACGTCGTCGGCGCGGCGCTCGGCAAGGCGGTCCGGGCGTTGGCGCAGACGACCGAGCAACTTCCCGCGCTCGCCGCGGCGGGCGTGGTCGACGCGGGCGGTCGCGGCCTGGTCGTGATCCTGGACGCCTTGCGGGGCGAGGTCACCGGCGAGGAGAGCCACCTGCCCGAGGTCACCGGCGCGGCGGCGATCAACTCGGCGACGGCCGCGACCGAGGAAGCGGTCGGCCAGTTCGGTTACGAGGTGCAATACCTGCTCGACGCGCCGGAGCCGGCGGTGGAGCGGTTGCGGGGCACACTCGACCGGCTCGGCGACTCCCTCGTCGTGGTCGGCGGTCCGGACACCTGGCGGGTGCACGTGCATGTGGCCGACGTCGGCGCGGCCATCGAGGCGGGCGTCCGGGCGGGCCGGCCCTATCAGATCGGCGTGACCGACCTCACGAAGCAGGTCGCCGGGCGGCAGTGTCTGGACCCGGAGGCGCGCGGAGTCGTCGTGGTAGCGGCCGGCGACGGGCTCGAGGACCTCTTCCAGGCCGAGCAGACGGTGACGGTGGGCGCCAAGCCGTCCCCGGCCGAGCTGCTGGCGGCGATCCGCCGGGCGGCGGCCGGCCGGGTGGTGGTGCTGCCCAACGACCCCGATACGCAGGCCGTCGCGACGGTGGCCGCCGGGGAGGCGTACCACGAGGGCATCAAGGTCCGGGTGGTGCCGACGAAGTCGCCGGTGCAGGCGATCGCGGCGCTGGCCGTGCGCGACTCCGGCCGCCGGTTCGAGGACGACGTCATCGCCATGGCGGAGGCCGCCGGCAAGTGTCGCTACGCCCAGGTCACCCGGGCCGCGCGGGAAGCGTTGACAGTGGCCGGGCCATGCCGCCCGGGTGACGTGATCGCGCTCGTCGAGGGTGAGGTGCACCTGATCGGCACCGATCTCGGGCAGGTTTGCCGGGATCTGCTGGACCGGTTGCTGGGCGGCGGCGGCGAACTGGTCACGCTCCTGATCGGAGCGGACGCGCCCGACGAGCTGGCGGCGGCGCTCGTCGGCCACCTCGCGACGGCCTGGCCGTTCGCCGAGGTCCAATGCCTGTCCGGCGGGCAGCCGCACTACCCGCTGATCGTGGGCGTCGAATGA
- the recG gene encoding ATP-dependent DNA helicase RecG produces MTTVTAPELATPLKKLVGEKTAKALSSHLGLETAGDLLYHLPRRYDQRGEHTAIRSLEVGEEVTILGQVLTTNQRRMRDRRGNILDVVVGDDAGGRIKLAFFNQAWREKDLRPGRWGLFAGKVGEFRGERQLAHPEYVLLGDDGADPGEVALAAEAEVEEFAGAFIPIYPAAKALPTWVIAKCVRVVLDTVRLTEDPMPSEIRAERRLVDLPTALRQIHRPESQGSLATAKKRLAWDEAFAVQLTLVQRRVRAEQSPAVPRPPRSGGLLERFDAQLPFTLTEGQQTVGEELSEGISAAHPMHRLLQGEVGAGKTMVALRAMLQVVDAGGQAVLLAPTEVLASQHHRSMHKLLGPLGRAGELDGDLDGTRIVLVTGSLPAAARRQALAEIADGRASLVVGTHALLYDGIDFADLGLVVVDEQHRFGVEQRDALRAKAGQPPHVLVMTATPIPRTVAMTVFGDLEVSTLAQLPGGRSPIASHVVPAAEKPAYLDRAWRRMVEEVGKGHQAYVVCPRIGESAAEEDAEPTGAEDDGRRPPIAVTEVAPLLAEGPLKGLRIGVLHGRLASDEKDAVMRAFSAGDLDVLIATTVIEVGVDVPNATMMVILDADRFGVSQLHQLRGRVGRGSAPGLCLLVTEAIEGSPARERLDAVASTTDGFRLAEIDLEQRREGDVLGAAQSGRRSHLKVLSLLRDADMIGDARATAEQLLTGDPELAKHPQLAASIAALVSDDRAEYLEKG; encoded by the coding sequence ATGACCACGGTGACCGCGCCCGAGCTGGCGACGCCCCTGAAGAAGCTGGTGGGGGAGAAGACGGCCAAGGCCCTGTCCAGCCATCTCGGGCTGGAGACCGCGGGCGACCTGCTCTACCACCTGCCCCGGCGATACGACCAGCGCGGCGAGCACACCGCGATCCGATCGCTGGAGGTCGGCGAGGAGGTGACCATCCTCGGCCAGGTGCTGACGACCAACCAGCGCCGGATGCGCGACCGCCGGGGCAACATCCTCGATGTGGTGGTCGGCGACGACGCGGGCGGCCGGATCAAGCTGGCCTTCTTCAACCAGGCCTGGCGGGAGAAGGATCTGCGTCCAGGCCGGTGGGGTTTGTTCGCCGGCAAGGTCGGTGAGTTCCGGGGGGAGCGCCAGCTCGCCCATCCCGAATACGTGCTGCTCGGTGACGACGGGGCCGATCCCGGTGAGGTCGCGTTGGCGGCCGAGGCCGAGGTGGAGGAGTTCGCCGGGGCGTTCATCCCGATCTACCCGGCGGCGAAGGCGTTGCCGACCTGGGTCATCGCCAAGTGCGTACGCGTCGTGCTGGACACGGTGCGGCTGACCGAGGATCCGATGCCGAGCGAGATCCGGGCCGAGCGCAGACTCGTCGACCTGCCGACCGCGCTCCGGCAGATCCACCGCCCCGAGTCGCAGGGTTCGCTGGCGACGGCGAAGAAGCGACTGGCTTGGGACGAGGCGTTCGCCGTCCAGCTGACGCTGGTGCAACGACGCGTACGCGCCGAGCAGTCGCCCGCAGTGCCCCGTCCGCCCCGGTCAGGCGGTCTCCTGGAGCGGTTCGACGCCCAGTTGCCGTTCACCCTGACCGAAGGGCAGCAGACGGTCGGCGAGGAGCTGTCGGAAGGGATCTCGGCGGCCCATCCGATGCACCGCCTGTTGCAGGGCGAGGTCGGCGCGGGCAAGACGATGGTGGCGTTGCGGGCCATGTTGCAGGTCGTCGACGCGGGCGGCCAAGCCGTCCTGCTCGCCCCGACCGAAGTGCTGGCCTCGCAGCATCACCGGTCGATGCACAAGCTGCTCGGTCCGCTGGGCCGGGCCGGGGAACTCGACGGCGACCTGGACGGGACCCGGATCGTCCTGGTGACCGGCTCGCTGCCCGCCGCCGCCCGGCGGCAGGCGCTGGCCGAGATCGCCGACGGCCGGGCCAGTCTGGTCGTGGGGACGCACGCGTTGCTCTACGACGGCATCGACTTCGCCGACCTCGGTCTGGTCGTGGTCGACGAACAGCACCGGTTCGGCGTCGAGCAGCGGGACGCGTTGCGCGCCAAGGCCGGGCAGCCGCCGCATGTGCTCGTCATGACGGCCACTCCGATTCCGCGGACGGTCGCGATGACGGTCTTCGGCGATCTGGAGGTCTCGACGCTGGCCCAGCTGCCGGGCGGCCGGTCGCCGATCGCGTCGCATGTGGTGCCCGCCGCGGAGAAGCCCGCGTACCTCGATCGGGCTTGGCGGCGGATGGTCGAAGAGGTCGGCAAGGGGCATCAGGCGTACGTGGTGTGCCCGCGGATCGGGGAGTCGGCCGCAGAGGAGGACGCCGAGCCGACGGGCGCGGAGGACGACGGCCGCCGCCCCCCGATCGCCGTCACCGAGGTGGCTCCGCTGCTGGCCGAGGGACCGCTGAAGGGCCTGCGGATCGGTGTGCTGCACGGGCGGCTGGCCTCGGACGAGAAGGACGCGGTGATGCGCGCGTTCTCGGCGGGCGACCTCGACGTGCTGATCGCGACCACCGTCATCGAGGTCGGCGTCGACGTGCCCAACGCCACCATGATGGTGATCCTCGACGCCGACCGGTTCGGCGTCTCCCAGCTGCATCAGCTGCGCGGCCGGGTCGGCCGGGGGTCGGCGCCCGGCCTGTGCCTGCTGGTGACCGAGGCGATCGAGGGCAGCCCGGCGCGGGAACGGCTCGACGCCGTGGCGTCCACCACCGACGGTTTCCGGCTGGCCGAGATCGACCTGGAGCAGCGGCGTGAGGGCGACGTGCTGGGTGCGGCCCAGTCCGGTCGCCGTTCGCATCTGAAGGTCCTGTCGTTGTTGCGGGACGCCGACATGATCGGCGACGCTCGGGCGACGGCCGAGCAGTTACTGACGGGCGATCCCGAGCTGGCCAAGCATCCCCAGCTGGCGGCCTCGATCGCCGCTCTTGTCTCGGACGACCGGGCGGAGTACCTCGAAAAAGGGTGA